Genomic window (Chlamydiales bacterium STE3):
CTCCAAAACAGCGCCATGTTCTGTTAAATGGTGGGATTGAATCGCGCTTGCTCGAGTTTGATCTGTACTAGGCGTTGTTAACTGAAAAATAGCCTTTGCTTCTTAATCTTTAAAAGAATATTTTGAAGCATTATGCGTTTACCCACCCTCTTACCTGAAGATCTTTCTTTCGTTCAAGATAGCGCAAGTGACTTAGAGTTATATGAGCGATTGCTAAAAAATACTGAGCAGCTCATTCGCTTTTTTTCTGCTGCGGTAGATGATGAAACGTGGACTGAACAGCATCAAGATTTTATTAAACGCACCCTTCACTGGTTCACAAACCAATTCTTTTTAGGGAGGTTAGATTGGCGCTACGCACTAACGGTATCGCAATCCATTTATGCTCACCCCTATACTTTAGCCCCGCTCTATCCACGCAATATTTCGATAAAGACACAGGGTAAGCTTTTCCCCATCAACTCACTTCTGCTAGGAGTGCAGTCTTTCTATCTTTATCATATGATTTTGAAACAATGTCGTGATAAAGGAAGCAAGGTTTTAAAATTGTCAATTGAAGAAAAAGATATTGCATTTGTTATAGAGTATTTAGAGCGTGGGCGATTGGATTACTTATGGAAATTAGAAAAAAATGAAATTATTTCCTTACTAGACATGGCTGGAAAATTATATCTTGATCCACTATCTTTTGAATGCCAAAGTATACTCCAGCGCTATATCACTTCAGATAATGTTCTAGAAACCCTTATTCTTGCTCATCAAAAGCATTGGTATGTTCTAAAGGAAAAAAGTATTGAGTACTGCAATCAATTAGATTGGGGAGTCACTTTATATGCCATGGATCAGGATTTGGGTTTTGAGTTCCATGAATTCACTGATCAAACCGAGGAAATATTCAGCAAGCTAAATTCTTTGATCACACATTTAACTGTTAGTGGTTTTTTAAGTTTAGAGCCATCCTTTGCTAAAGTCTTACAACTTTGCCCTAAACTCATTAGCTTAAACTTGAGTGGAAGTGAAAAAATAAGTCCTTACTTGGAGGCAGTTCCTAAAAAAGTCAAAGAACTTATTTTGGCTCGTTGTATATGGTTAAAGGACCAAACAATGCTGGCCTTAATCGATCATTTTTTACAAATTAGCCATTTAAATTTATCTCAAAATACAAATTTAACCTATCTAAGCTTGGGTGAAATCAAAAAACTATTCGATCTCAAATCTCTTAGCCTGGCATCATGTCACCAGATCGGGGACCGCGAACTTTCTCTGATTTTACAGTCTGCTTCCCAATTAAGAGAGGTAGATCTATCTAATTGTAGATCAATCACAGAAGCTGGATTCCTTGAGCTTGCTCAGATTCTTATCCGTTTAAATAAAATTAATGTTTCTCGCACATTTATGACTGACACATGCTTGGTAGAGCTGGCTAATCGAGCGCAATTTATTGAATATGCAGACTTTTCTAGATGTAGCGCCATTACTGAACGCGGAGTGTATCATTTTGTCAAAGCGGAGGCTAACCTCAAGGAAATTTATCTTGCCGATTGTCGATTAGCAGAAGAGAGTCTTCGCCTATTAAAAGAAAACTACCCAAAGTTAAAGATCATAGATCTTCCTTAAATGTCCCTTGCTACCAATATTCTCTATCATAGATCCCTTTTCAGGAAAGTCTTTGAGTTTTGCAAAAAAAATTTGCTTTCCTCAAGATATCCTAAGTTATGATCAATGCCACCCACATAGGATACTTAAGCGAACTTAA
Coding sequences:
- a CDS encoding Uncharacterized protein (Product derived from UniProtKB/Trembl:D6YVQ9), coding for MRLPTLLPEDLSFVQDSASDLELYERLLKNTEQLIRFFSAAVDDETWTEQHQDFIKRTLHWFTNQFFLGRLDWRYALTVSQSIYAHPYTLAPLYPRNISIKTQGKLFPINSLLLGVQSFYLYHMILKQCRDKGSKVLKLSIEEKDIAFVIEYLERGRLDYLWKLEKNEIISLLDMAGKLYLDPLSFECQSILQRYITSDNVLETLILAHQKHWYVLKEKSIEYCNQLDWGVTLYAMDQDLGFEFHEFTDQTEEIFSKLNSLITHLTVSGFLSLEPSFAKVLQLCPKLISLNLSGSEKISPYLEAVPKKVKELILARCIWLKDQTMLALIDHFLQISHLNLSQNTNLTYLSLGEIKKLFDLKSLSLASCHQIGDRELSLILQSASQLREVDLSNCRSITEAGFLELAQILIRLNKINVSRTFMTDTCLVELANRAQFIEYADFSRCSAITERGVYHFVKAEANLKEIYLADCRLAEESLRLLKENYPKLKIIDLP